In a single window of the Streptomyces sp. 846.5 genome:
- a CDS encoding glycosyltransferase family 4 protein, which translates to MRTPPERPLRVLLVGHYYPPHVGGIENVVRHEALHLARRGVEVTVLTSGSRSGTDDGSDAPGVRVVRVAAWNGAEERAGVPFPVLAPRLLFAALRWARWADVVHVHDCLYMTSWAAGLAGAATRTPHVLTQHIALVEHPSALVRGVQRAVYAVAGRGLLRRAGRVLVLNTAVAAFAVEQGARPETVCHFANGVDTELFRPASSSADRDRARDRFALPKDRVLVLFVGRLVPKKGYDLLLAAAGPGFDVVFVGDGAEGRAAENRPGVHHLGALPPDALAEVYRACDVFALPSTAEGFPLTVQEAMASGLPVVTTDDPGYAPYELDREHVTLLPRDVEALRGALTALAGDPGVRARAGEYSRRYAVTGFAWEEHANSLLRLYGDVLARVPQTSPGGPVERERTPAEAR; encoded by the coding sequence ATGAGGACACCGCCCGAGCGTCCCCTGCGTGTGCTGCTCGTCGGTCACTACTACCCACCGCACGTGGGCGGGATCGAGAACGTCGTCCGGCACGAGGCCCTCCACCTCGCGCGCCGGGGCGTGGAGGTCACGGTGCTGACCAGCGGGTCGCGCAGCGGGACGGACGACGGGTCGGACGCGCCCGGGGTGCGCGTCGTCCGCGTCGCGGCGTGGAACGGCGCGGAGGAGCGCGCGGGCGTCCCCTTCCCCGTCCTGGCGCCGCGGCTGCTGTTCGCCGCACTGCGCTGGGCGCGCTGGGCGGACGTCGTGCATGTGCACGACTGCCTCTACATGACGTCATGGGCTGCCGGACTCGCCGGCGCGGCCACCCGCACGCCGCATGTCCTCACGCAGCACATCGCCCTGGTGGAGCATCCGTCCGCGCTGGTCCGCGGGGTGCAGCGGGCCGTCTACGCGGTGGCGGGGCGCGGGCTGCTGCGTCGCGCCGGCCGGGTCCTGGTGCTCAACACCGCGGTGGCGGCGTTCGCGGTCGAGCAGGGCGCGCGCCCGGAGACCGTGTGTCACTTCGCGAACGGGGTGGACACCGAGCTGTTCCGCCCCGCGAGTTCCAGCGCGGACCGCGATCGCGCGCGAGATCGCTTCGCGCTGCCGAAGGACCGCGTCCTCGTCCTCTTCGTCGGCAGACTGGTGCCCAAGAAGGGCTACGACCTGCTCCTCGCGGCGGCCGGCCCCGGGTTCGACGTCGTGTTCGTCGGGGACGGCGCTGAGGGCCGCGCGGCGGAGAACCGCCCCGGTGTGCACCACCTGGGCGCGCTGCCCCCGGACGCGCTGGCCGAGGTGTACCGCGCCTGCGACGTGTTCGCGCTGCCGTCCACCGCCGAGGGCTTTCCGCTGACCGTCCAGGAGGCCATGGCGTCGGGGCTTCCCGTCGTCACCACCGACGACCCCGGCTACGCCCCGTACGAGCTGGACCGGGAACACGTCACGCTGCTGCCGCGGGACGTCGAGGCACTGCGCGGGGCCTTGACGGCACTCGCCGGGGACCCAGGGGTACGTGCACGCGCGGGCGAGTACTCGCGGCGGTACGCCGTCACGGGCTTCGCCTGGGAGGAGCACGCCAACTCGCTGCTCCGGCTCTACGGCGATGTCCTGGCCCGGGTCCCGCAGACGAGCCCGGGAGGGCCGGTCGAGCGGGAGCGCACCCCGGCGGAGGCGAGGTGA